The genomic region GTCGTCGCCCACGCGAATCTCCAGGTCGAAACCCTCGCTGACGATATCCACCACCCGATCAAACAGGTCCAGGCGAATCTCCAGGTCCGGGTATTGTTCGGCCAATAGCGACAAGGCTGGCGCCACATGGTTACGGCCGAAACCGAAGCTGCTGCACAAGTGCAGGTGGCCGCGCGGGCTGTCGTGGGCGTCGGAAAGCTCGTCGGACAGTTGCTGGAAGTCTTCGAGAATCCGCACGGCCCATCGCTGCACGCGCTCACCGTCTTCGGTCAGGGCGATACGGCGGCTGGTGCGGTGCAGCAGGCGGGTGGCGAGGGTGGTTTCGAGAATCTGGATACGCTTGCTGACATAGGCCGGGGACAAACCCAGCTCGTCGGCAGCCGCAGCAAAGCCGGCCTTGCGGATCACGGTCAGGAATACCCGCAGGTCTTCAGGTAGAGGCACGGTATCTTTCTTGTTAGTCATCAGAAACAGGCGTGGCGGCATGAACCGCCAGAATAGCACCGGTGTGGCGAGGGAGCTTCTGCGGTGAGGGAGCTTGTTCCCGCTGGAGTGCGAAGCGCTCCCAGGATTTTTGGGCCGCTGCGCAGCCCAGCGGGAGCAAGCTCCCTCGCCACAGGGGATTGGTGTTTAAGGGTTACTCGGCGGCGATCTTCGCCTGGGCGGCGGCCCGTGCATGACGGCCATGCTTGAGGGCGATGGGCGCCATTTTCTCGCGGTCCAGTTCACCTTCCCAAGCAGCCACCACCAGCGCGGCCACGGCATTGCCGATGATATTGGTCAGCGAGCGGCATTCAGCCATGAACCGGTCCACACCCAGGATCAACACCATCGCCGCCACCGGCACCGTGGGTACGACCGCGAGGCTGGCGGCCAGCGCGACAAAGCCTGCACCCACCACCGCACCGGCACCTTTGGAGGTGAGCATCGCCACCGCCAGCAGGGTCAGTTGTTGCTCCAGCGTCAGGTCGATATTGGTCGCCTGGGCCAGGAACAGCACCGCCAGGGTCATATAGATGTTGGTGCCATCCAGGTTGAAGGTGTAGCCGGTGGGCACCACGATCCCCACCACGCCTTTGGACGCGCCAAGGCTTTCGAGTTTCTGGATCAGCTGCGGCAGGGCCGATTCGGATGAGCTGGTGCCCAGCACGATCAACAGCTCGGCTTTGATGTAGGTCAGCAGCTTGAAGATGCTGAACCCTACATAACGGGCAATGCTGCCCAGCACCACGGCGACGAAGAAAAACGCGGTGACGTAGAACGTGCCCACCAGTTTCAACAGCGGCAGCAGCGAACCCAGGCCGTACTTGCCGATGGTGAAGGCGATGGCCCCGAAGGCCCCGATCGGCGCTACGCGGCTGATCATCCCGACGATGCGGAAGAACACTTCGCTGGCCTGGTTGATCACGCCCACCAAGGGCCGGCCCTTCTCGCCGATCATCACCAGCCCGAGGCCAAACAGCACCGACACAAACAGCACCGGGAGGATTTCGCCTTTGGAGAAGGCATCGAAGAAGGTCGTGGGGATCACATGCATCAGGAATCCGGTGACGCCTTCGCCGTGTTCGGCCTGGCCGACAAAACCGGCGATGGCCGAAGTGTCGAGGGTTTTCACATCAATGTTGAAACCCACGCCCGGGTGCAGCAGGTGCGCGGCAAGGATGCCGATCACCAGGGCAATGCTGGAGACGATCTCAAAGTAGAGCAGCGCCTTGCCGCCGACGCGGCCCACCTGCTTTACGTCGTGCATGCTGGTGATGCCGGACACCACCGTGCAGAAGATGATCGGGCCGATGATCATCTTGATCAGCTTGATAAAGCCGTCGCCCAACGGCTTGAGGTCGATACCCACCTGGGGCCAGTGGTTGCCGATCAACACGCCCAGCACAATGGCGATGATCACTTGCACATACAGGGTTCCCAGCAGTTTTCTGATTGTCATTTTTATTATCTCGAGACGTTTTTTGGGCAAGCAGACCCCGTCGCAGGCTGTTTCAAGCCTGCGGGGCGGGATCGGTCAGATCAGCGGTTCATAACGGCTCAGCGAAGGAAGGCCAGGACTTCGCCGAGCAACAGTTCAGGGGCTTCTTCAGCGATGTAGTGGCCTGCCGGCAGGGCCTTGCCACGTACGTCGGTCGCGACTTTCTGCCATTCCTTGAGGGGGTCGAAGCAGCGGCCGACGGTGCCTTCGGCGCCCCACATCACCAGCAATGGCAGTTCCAGGTGATTGCCTTTGTCGATATCGGCGCGGTCGTGCTCAAGGTCGATGCCGGCAGCGGCGCGGTAGTCTTCGCAGATGCCGGTGGCGGTGCCGGGCAGTTTCAGGCAGCGCAGGTATTCAGCGAAGGCCTCATCGGTGAACGGCTTGAGCCCGGCACTGCGGCTGCCCATGACGCTGCGCAGGTACAGTTCCGGATTGCCTTCGATCAGGCTCTCGGGCAGCGGCGCCGGGCGGATCAGGAAGAACCAGTGCCAGTAGGCGCGGGCGAAGGCTTCGTCGGTCTGGGCGTACATGGCCAGGGTCGGTGCGATGTCCAGCAGGACCATGCGCTGTACAGCCTTGGGGTGGTCCAGGGCCAGGCGATGGGCGACTCGGGCGCCACGGTCGTGGGCCAATACCGAGAATTCCTCGAAGCCCAGGGCCTTCATCAATTCGACGCCGTCGCGGGCCATTTCGCGTTTGGAATAGTGGGTGTGGTGGTCATTGGCGGCGGGCTTGCTGCTGTCGCCGTAACCGCGCAGGTCGGCGGCGACCACGGTGAAGTGTTCGGCCAGTTGCTCGGCGACCTTGTGCCAGATGACGTGGGTCTGCGGGTGCCCGTGGAGCAGGAGCAGGCCGGGACCTGTGCCGCCTTTGCGGTAGCAGATGTCCACGCCGTTGACGTGGCGCTGGTCTTTTTGGAATCCGGCGAACATGGAATGACTCCTCGTGATGATTGCCTGCATCCTGAAATCACACGACGCCTGGGGCAAGGGGGAAAGCGTGGAGGGGTTGTTCATGAAGTGTGTTGAAGCCCGATCTTTCAGGCAGTGCAGGTCAACTGTGGGAGCTGGCTTGCCTGCGATGCAGGCAACTAGGTGTATCAGTCGCACCGAGGTGATGCCATCGCAGGCAAGCCAGCTCCCACAGTTGGGTTGTGTCGCCCAGGCGACTTCATCCTTGCTTGAACAACGCCTCGGCACGCTGGCGAACCTGCGCCTCGGTCAAGTCCTCCTTGCGAGTGGCCAAAAACCACACATGCCCGAATGGGTCTTTCAGTGTCCCGGAGCGGTCACCGTAGAATTGATCCTTGGGTTCTGAAATCGCGGTGCCGCCGGCCTTGATGGCCTGGGCGAACTGTTGGTCGACGTCCTGCACATAGAGATGCAGGCACACACTGGGGTGTTCTTTTCCCGGGCTGCCAAAAGACATCTCGCCACAGGGTGAGGCCATCATGATCGCCGAATCGCCAATGCGCAGTTCGGCATGGCCGATCTTGCCGTCGGGCATGTCCAGGCGCATGACTTCGGTGGCGCCGAAGGCTTTCTTGTAGAACTCGATGGCCTCAGCGGCTTTTTCGATACCCAAGTACGGCGTGATGCTGTGATAGCCCTCGGGAATGGGTTTAACGCTCATATCGTTCTCCTTGATTGTGGTTATGGAGGGACGGCCTTTTCACTATAGGCCACGTGTGCCGTGGCCTGCGGGCAGCCGACGAGGTGTTGGCCAGGCAACAGCAAACCGGCAGTTTGCTGCGCCATGGACGGATTATTGGGGTCAGGGTGGGCGCAAACCCTTGAGTTTGACGGCCCGGGCCCTCAGGCACAGAAGCTGCAATAGCTCAGGTCAATCATTCGCCCGAGAGCGTTGTATGTCTGTACTGCCTGTATCTGCCGATTACCCAATTCACACGCCCCACGCCGAGCTGATCCGCGATGAGGCCCAGGCCCTGGCCGTAGCCCATCGGGTCGCCGCCGTGTTGCTGGAGCAAGACGCCGAACGTGACCGCACCCGCCAGGTGCCGGTCGAAGTGGTCGACCTGTATTCCAACAGCGGCCTGTGGGGCATCAGCGTGCCTCGCGAGTTTGGCGGCGCCCAAGTGTCCTACGCGGTGTTGGCCCAGGTGATTGCGATCATCTCGGCGGCCGACCCGTCGCTGGGTCAGATCCCGCAGAACCATTACTGCCTGCTGGAAGACATCCGTCTGCAGGGCACCCCCGAGCAGCAGGCGTACTTTTTTCGCCTGGCGCTGGAAGGGCATCGGTTTGCCAATGCACTGTCGGAAACCGGCGGTAAGAACGTCCAGGACATCCAGGCGACCATCCGCCCGCAAGGCGATGGCTATGTGATCAACGGTCGCAAGGGGTATTGCACCGGTTCGCTGTACGCCCACTGGCTGGCGGTGCTGGCGCTGGATGAACAGCAAAATGCGCAGTTGGCATTCGTGCCCCGTGGCACTGAAGGCTTGGTGGTGGTCGACGACTGGGACAGCATGGGGCAGCGCACCACGTCCAGCGGCACGGTTTTGGCCGATGACTTGAAGGTGCCGGCTTTCAATCTGTTTCCTACCCATCGCTCCTACGATTCGCCGACGCTTGCCGGCCCTTTCGCACAATTGACCACCGCCGCCATCGACGTCGGCATTGCCCGTGCCGCGCTGCGTGACACGGTGCAGTTCGTCCAGCAATTCGCCCGCCCGTGGATTGATGCCGGGGTGGAAAAAGCCAGTGAAGATCCGCTGACCATCATCCAGGTGGGCGCATTGGATATTCGTCTGGAAGCGGCGGAAGCCTTGCTGGAGCGCGCCGGAAAAGCCCTGGACGCCGCGCGCCCGGCACCCGATGAAGACAACGTCGCCCACGCTTCCCTAGCGGTCGCCCGAGCCAAGGTACTGACCACTGAAATCGCCATCGAAGCCAGCAACAAGCTCTTCGAACTCGGCGGCACCCGTTCCACTTTGAAGAAACACAACTTCGACCGTCACTGGCGCAACGCCCGTGTGCACACCCTGCATGACCCGGTGCGCTGGAAGTATCACGTGGTGGGCAACTGGTTGCTCAACGGTGCCAAGCCACCGCGTCACGACTGGTCCTGAACCATGGCCGAGCTGTTTAAAAACATCTACTGGGCCGACATCGGCCAAGCCTGCCTGGAAACCTTGAGCATGCTCACTGCGGCCCTGGGTTTTACCGTGCTGTTGGGGTTGCCGCTGGGGGTGGTGCTGTTCCTTACCGGCAAGCGCCAGTTGCACGAAACCCTGGTGGTGTATCGGGTGCTGTCGGTGGTGGTGAACGTGCTGCGTTCGCTGCCGTTCATCATCCTGCTGATTGTGCTGATCCCGTTGACCACCTTGCTGGTGGGCACCTCCCTGGGCGTGCCCGGCACGATTCCGCCGTTGGTGGTGGGCTGTACGCCTTTCTTTGCGCGGCTGGTGGAAACCGCCTTGCGTGAAGTCGACCGTGGTGTGGTGGAAGCCACCCAATCCATGGGCGCCAGCACCTGGCAGGTGATCCGCCACACGCTGTTGCCGGAAGCCCGGAGCGGGCTGCTGGCAGCGGTCACCGTTACCGCGATTGTGCTGGTGGACTACACCGCGATGGCCGGGGTGATCGGTGGCGGTGGCCTGGGCGACCTGGCAATTCGCTATGGCTATCAGCGTTTCCAGACCGACGTGATGGTGGTCACGGTGTTGCTTCTGTTGGTGCTGGTGCAGGCCCTGCAAATGACCGGTGACCGTTTGGTGGCGCGTTACAGCCGCCGTTGATTCCTATAACTAATGCCTTCGGAGCAACCATGAAAAAATCCCTGGCCATCTTGGCCGCTGTCTTGTCCTTCAACGCCTTTGCCAACGAGACGTTGGTCGTCGGCGCCACGCCCGTGCCTCACGCCGAGATCCTGGAGTTCGTCAAACCCGTGCTGGCCAAGGAGGGCGTGGACCTGCAAATCAAGGTCTTCACCGACTTCATCCAGCCCAACCAACAACTGGCGCTGAAGAACATTGACGCCAACTACTATCAGTACCGGCCTTTCCTGGATGACTACAACAAAACCCGGCATACCAATCTGGTGCCGGTGGTTGGCGTGCACATCGAGCCGTTTGGTGCCTATTCGACCAAGATCAAAAACATCGCTGAGTTGAAAGACGGCGCCACAGTGTCGATCCCCAACGACCCGGTCAACACCGGCCGTGCGCTGGTGCTGCTGGATGAAGCCGGCTTGATCAAACTCAAGGACCCTAGCAACACCCTGGCCACCCCACGGGACATCGTCGAAAACCCCAAGCACCTGAAAATTCGTGAGCTGGAAGGGGCGTTGCTGGCTCGCTCGGTGAGCCAGGTGGACCTGGCATTCGTGTTCGCCAACTACGCCCTGGAAGCGGGGATCGACACCAACAGCGCGTTGATCGTCGAGAAGGGCAAGAGCCTGTACGTCGAGTATCTGGTAGCGCGCCCGGACAACATCAACGACCCGGGCATCCAGAAACTGGCCAAGGCGTTGAACTCCGATGAAGTGCGCCAGTTCATCCTGACACGCTATAAAGGCCAGATAGCTCCGGGTTTCTAAGTCTGATGGAGATCAAAATGTGGGAGCGGGCTTGCTCGCGAAGGCGGTGTATCAGCCAACTTATTGAGTGACTGACACGCCGCCTTCGCGAGCAAGCCCGCTCCCACATTGATAGGGTTTCCTTATCAGGGATTTACGCTGGGCTCCAGCAATTGTGCCCCAGGCCCGCGTTCACCCAGTACGTCATCCTGATTGCGCAGCGGGCACGCCTCTATCGACAGGCACCCGCAGCCAATACAGCCACTGAGTTTGTCCCGCAGCAGCATCAGTTTGTCGATGCGCCGGTCCAGGTCCTCACGCCACAATGCAGACAGGCGCTTCCAGTCAGCGGCGGTGGGCGTGCGGCCATCGGGCAGGGTTTGCAGTGCCTCATGGATCGTCGCCAGAGGGATGCCCAAACGCTGGGCAATCTTGATCACCGCCACCCGGCGCAACACGTCCCGCGAGTAGCGCCGTTGATTGCCGGCGTTACGGCTGCTCTTGATCAAACCCTTGGTTTCGTAGAAGTGCAGGGCGGTAACGGCAACGCCGCTACGGGCTGCCAATTGGCCGACGGTGAGTTCTTTGGTGACCATGAAAAAGCCCTTGACCTTGACTTAACTAGAGGTTTTACCCTGCGTGGCATCCAATCGCAAGATTGTGCCTACGGTAAGAGGGGAATGTTCATGCAGGTATTAGAGAAGAGTCTGAGTTTCACCCAGATGGTCGAGTTCCAGATCGAACCTCAGCAGCAATCCGCGTTGGTAGCGGCCCTGTCATCCCAAAGCGAGCGCCTGGCCCAGGACCACGGCGGCTTTATCAACGCCAGCGTGCAGGTCAGCGATGATGGGCGCCGGGTGCTCAGCTACTTGCAATGGCGCTCCCGCGAGGACGGTGAGGCGGCCTTCAAGTGTTTTGAGCACGGTGAGGAAGATTTCTGGACGCTGATACGCGCCCACCAGGCCACGGCAGTGACCTTCGGTTCGTTCCAGGTGTTGCGCAGTATCGAGCGCAGCCATGACAACGCCTTGCACTGCCGCCTAAATTGACAGGTGCAGCATGCGCTCGCCCTGTACGTTTTCGCCGGGGCGGCGCTTGTTCACGGCCAGCTCACCGATCTTGATCAAGCGGGTACGCGTCACGTTGCGGCTCAGGCCCAGCAGGTTGGCGGTGTGCACCTGGTTGTAATGGCTGAAGCGGTAGGCAGCGCGCAGCAATGCATCCTCGACCTTTTCATGCAGGGCGCCGGCCTGTTCCTCGAAGAGTTTTTGAAAGGCGCGTTCCAGCAGGGCTTCAGCACTGTTGTCGATGCCGTGCTGGCTGTCGTCCTGACGCTCGATGCGCATGTTCGACAGGCGCAGGTCGTCGCGTTCGATCACGCCGTTGCGGCAGATCAGCAGGGTGTGGTGAATCACGTTTTCCAGCTCGCGAATGTTGCCTGGCCAACTGTAGCTTTTGAGTTTCTGCTCGGCCTCGCGGCTGATAGTGATCGGTCCGTAACCCAGGCGCTGGCTGTAGGCTTCGATAAAGTGCCGGGTCAGGGGCAGGATGTCGCCGGGCCGGTCCCGCAACGGGCTCAGCTCCAGGCTCACCACATCGAGGCGGTAGTACAGGTCTTCGCGGAAATGTCCGGCGTTGATGGCTTTTTCCAATTGAACGTTGGTGGCCGCCAGGACCCGCACGTCGATGGGAATGCTTTTGCGTGATCCCAGGCGCACCACTTCGCGCTCCTGGAGTACCCGCAGCAGCTTGACCTGAATCGCCATCGGCAAATCACCGATTTCATCGAGGAACAGGGTGCCACCGTCGGCCTCTTCGAACCAGCCGGCCTTGGCGCTGAGGGCGCCGGTGAAGGCGCCTTTTTCATGGCCGAACAGCTCGGCCTCCACCAACGATTCGGAAAACGCGCCGCAGTTTACCGCCACGAACGGACGGTTGCGCCGGGCGCTGAGGTTGTGGATATGGCGTGCCACCAGCTCTTTACCGGTGCCGGTTTCGCCGATGATCAGCACGCTGGCTTCGCTGGGCGCGACTTGCTGGATGTGCGCCAGCAGCGCCTGGGATTTCGGGTCTTCGAAGACCTGGGCCGTGGCGCGGATCGAGGTCGCAAGAGCGGGCGAGGGCGGTAGGGTTAAAAGCTGCATGGGCACCTCTTCTAGGAGTAGAACGTGGGAATCGGCAGGGACTGGTTCAACGCCCAGTCCCCCAGTTCGTGGAGTTTGTAGTCCACCGGGTCGTGCAGGGTTTGCGTGCGCAGGTTGCGCCAGTGCCGGTCCAGGCGCAGGGAGGCGTGGGTGGAACGCGCGCCGGTGACTTCGAACAGGCGGCTGCACAGTTCCAGGCCGTTGCGGGTGGCGGCGACCTTGGCGGTGGCGATGGCGATGGCCAGTTCGCCGCGCTCGCTTTCGCTGAGGCTCGGGCCTTTGGCCCAGGCCTGGTCCAGCAGCTCGGCGGCACGCTCCACCAGCAGTCGAACGCCTTCAAGGGCGACCCAGAATTCGCCGTAGTGGTTGAGCACATACGGGTCCTGGCGGATGTCCTGCACCGTGGATTTATGCCAGGGCCGGGTTTCGGTCAGGGTGTAATTCCGGGCTTCGGCAAAGGCGCCTTCGGCGATGCCAAGGAACATATGGGTGAAGGTCAACTGAGCGATCAGCGGGCGCAGGCAGGCGAAGGGTGTGCTCAACGGGCCGGGATCGAGGAGCAACTCCGACTCCTCCACGCGTACCCGTTCGAAGCTGGCGCTGCCGCTGTCGGTCTGGCGCTGGCCAATGTTGTTCCAGTCATTGTGCAGGGTGATGCCGCTGCGCCCGCTGGGGATGGCGGCGATCAGCAGCTTGCCGCCGGCGTTTTCATCCACGGCTGAGGCGATCAGCATTTCCGAGTCGCTGGCGCCGGAGCAAAAGCTCTTCTTGCCGGAGAATTCTCGCCAGCCTTTGTAGGCCTTGACCACCGTGCGCGTGTCCAAGGGGTTGAGGGCGTTGCCCCAGAACCAGTTTTTGCGCGCGGTTTGTTCGAACCAGGGTTGCCATTGCTCCGGGCGGGAGAACAGGCGAACGGTGGCAAGCATCAGGTGATGAAAGCCGAAGACGTGGGCGATGGAGCTGTCGACTTTGGCGAACTCGCGAACGATCTCCAGGGTCTCGCTCCAGCGGGCGCCGAGGCCGCCGTATTGGGTGGGGATGCTAAGGGCCAGCAAGCCGCTTTGGCGCAGGGCGTCACGTTCGGTCTTGGGTGTGCCGCCGCGCTCGTCGCGTTCGACGGCGGTGAGGGCGAATTCGGCGGCCAGCACTTTGGCTGTCTGCAACGGTGAGGGCAGGACGCTGTTGGGTTTGGCTGTCACGCGGGATTCCTCATGGTGTGCCGGGGCGTACCCCGGCAGACGGCAAGTCAGGCCTTGGCTTTTGCCGGCAGGACGTCGTTGGCAATCATTTCGCCGAACGGTCCGGTGAGGTTGGTGACGCCGCGCCCGGCCAGGCTCGCGTAGGGTTCCGGCAGCAGCGGGAACACCAGTTCGGCAAAGCGATACGCCTCTTCCAGGTGCGGGTAGCCGGAGAAGATGAAGCTTTCGATGCCCAGGTCCGCGTATTCCTTGATCCGCTCGGCAACTTGCTGGGGGTTGCCCACTAAGGCCGTGCCCGCGCCGCCACGCACCAGGCCGACGCCGGCCCACAGGTTGGGGGCGATTTCCAGGTTGTCGCGGCGCCCGTCGTGCAGGGCGGCCATGCGCCGCTGTCCTTCGGAGTCAAAGCGTGAGAAGGATTTTTGCGCGGCGGCGATGGTTTCGTCGCTGATGTGTTCGATCAGTTTGGCAGCGGCTTTCCAGGCGTCTTCTTCGGTTTCCCGCACGATCACATGCAGGCGAATCCCGAACTTGACGGTGCGACCATGGCGGGCGGCGCGCTCACGCACGTCGGCGAGTTTTTCCGCGACGGCGGCCGGTGGTTCGCCCCAGGTCAGGTACACGTCGACTTGTTCGGCGGCGAGGTCGTGGGCAGCGTCCGAGGAACCGCCGAAGTACAGCGGCGGATACGGCTTTTGCACCGGCGGGTAAAGTGCCTTGGCGTTCTGCACCCGCAGGTGTTTGCCTTCGAAGTCCACCGATTCGCCCTGCAACACGCGGCGCCAGATCTTGAGGAATTCGTCGGTCACTTCGTAGCGTTCGCTGTGATCGAGGAAGCTGCCGTCGCCGCGGTTTTCGTCGGGGTCGCCGCCAGTCACCACGTTGATCAACAGGCGGCCATTGGACAGGCGGTCCAGGGTGGCGGCCATGCGTGCGGAGACGGTCGGCGAAATGATCCCCGGACGAATCGCCACCAGGTAGCGCAGGCGTTCGGTCAGTGGCACCAGCGCCGAGGCGATGACCCAGGAGTCCTCGCAGGAGCGGCCGGTGGGGATCAGCACGCCGTGGTAGCCGAGGTTGTCCGCAGCTTGGGCGACTTGTTTCAAATAGTTGAGGGTGACCGGGCGAGCGCCTTGGGTGGTGCCCAGATAATGGCCGTCACCGTGTGTAGGCAGAAACCAGAAAACATCCATGACAAATCCTTAAGCGATTTTCAGCAGAGAGGTGGGATGCGCGGCAAACAACGGCGCGGCGCGTTCTGCAGCAAGGCGAATGCGGGCCTTCAAGGGCTCACTGGTTATTTGGTAGTCGGTGAAGTCGGCCTCGGTGGCGTACACGCCAATGGGCAAAGTCAGGGCCTGGAAGAAACTGAACAGCGGGCGCAGTTGGTGATCGAGTACCAGGGCGTGGCGTTCACTGCCGCCGGTGGCCGCCAGCAACACCGGGGTGTTGATCAGGGCGTTGAGGTCGACCAGGTCGAACAGGTGCTTGAGCAGGCCTGGGTATGAACCGCGATACACCGGGGCGGCGACGATCAGCAGGTCGGCCTGTTCGATGGCGTGCAGTTGCGCCTCGACGTCGGCGGGCAGTTCCTGGCGGGACAGTGCGCCGCCCAGTGGCCGGGCAATGTCGCCCAGTTCAATCAGGGTGGTCTGGATCGGCAATTGAGTGGCCAGTTCGGCCAGCACCGCCTGGGTCAACACCAGGGTGCGGGACGGGCGCCAGGTTCCGCCGGAGAGGGCAACGACATTCAGTGGACGGGTCATCAACAGTTCCTTTTTCAACAGTCGCTCAGGGCAAGAGCAGTAGCAGGACTTGAGCAAGAGCTGTACCAAGCTGCGCAGGCCTTGACTGGCGCGGGTCGTGGGCCAGGTGTTGGAAAATGACGGTGTTGTCTGCCTGGTGTTTTGTTGAATGACTGTTGCCTGGGCAACAGTTGCCAGGCGAACAGTGGCGTGAGCGTTGAAGCCATTTATAGAGGGTTGTGTTTATTCCGTAAATGAACGTATTTCCATATTTATAGATCTGCATG from Pseudomonas yamanorum harbors:
- the ssuD gene encoding FMNH2-dependent alkanesulfonate monooxygenase, which gives rise to MDVFWFLPTHGDGHYLGTTQGARPVTLNYLKQVAQAADNLGYHGVLIPTGRSCEDSWVIASALVPLTERLRYLVAIRPGIISPTVSARMAATLDRLSNGRLLINVVTGGDPDENRGDGSFLDHSERYEVTDEFLKIWRRVLQGESVDFEGKHLRVQNAKALYPPVQKPYPPLYFGGSSDAAHDLAAEQVDVYLTWGEPPAAVAEKLADVRERAARHGRTVKFGIRLHVIVRETEEDAWKAAAKLIEHISDETIAAAQKSFSRFDSEGQRRMAALHDGRRDNLEIAPNLWAGVGLVRGGAGTALVGNPQQVAERIKEYADLGIESFIFSGYPHLEEAYRFAELVFPLLPEPYASLAGRGVTNLTGPFGEMIANDVLPAKAKA
- the msuE gene encoding FMN reductase produces the protein MTRPLNVVALSGGTWRPSRTLVLTQAVLAELATQLPIQTTLIELGDIARPLGGALSRQELPADVEAQLHAIEQADLLIVAAPVYRGSYPGLLKHLFDLVDLNALINTPVLLAATGGSERHALVLDHQLRPLFSFFQALTLPIGVYATEADFTDYQITSEPLKARIRLAAERAAPLFAAHPTSLLKIA